The Corynebacterium confusum genome has a window encoding:
- a CDS encoding BCCT family transporter, giving the protein MTNSENNVPEGADPHDPDVLDSKPVDQKYETVDEALDGQSATSQLASMLDNESLSSEKHEEEPVEMAADGDAKIDWTVTGIAGVLVLAIVIWGLAGADSFAEFSGKALTLVVDNFGWAYVLFTTIFVVFVVAIAVSKFGTIRLGHINEEPEFSTPSWIAMMFAAGMGIGLMFYGASEPLAFYRDGVPDHNPHEVDTAMATAMFHWTLHPWGIYAIVGLAIAYSTFRIGRKQLLSSAFVPLIGEKGAAGPVGKLIDILSIFATVFGTACSLGLGALQIQAGLSASGIIEDPGNGVVTGIVLVLTLAFILSALSGVGRGIQYLSNANMVMAALLAIFVFIVGPTVNILNLVPGSIGAYLDNFTEMIGRTAESANGEAGEWLSGYTIFYWAWWVSWSPFVGMFLARISRGRSVREFCVGVLLVPAGVSTLWFAIFGGSAIHAEQTGNSIAGESAEEELFNLLNGMPLGAIASIIAMILLSTFFITSADSASTVMGSMSQNGKSDAQPWLSAIWGVLTAAVGLTLLLVNEDSLNNLQNVTIVAAAPFLVIVVLLMFAIVKDLRNDVIYLEYRESQAFQRKLARERRLHREYQREQENKRRRAERLKLKRKH; this is encoded by the coding sequence ATGACAAATTCGGAAAACAACGTGCCTGAAGGGGCGGATCCGCACGATCCGGACGTGCTGGATTCCAAACCGGTAGATCAAAAATACGAAACCGTTGATGAGGCGCTGGACGGCCAGTCGGCGACGAGCCAGCTGGCTTCCATGCTGGACAACGAGAGCCTTTCCTCCGAAAAGCACGAGGAAGAGCCCGTCGAGATGGCCGCCGACGGCGACGCCAAGATCGACTGGACCGTGACCGGCATAGCCGGGGTTTTGGTTCTGGCTATCGTCATCTGGGGTCTGGCCGGCGCCGACAGCTTCGCTGAGTTCTCCGGCAAGGCCCTGACCCTGGTCGTCGATAACTTTGGCTGGGCCTACGTGCTGTTTACCACCATCTTCGTGGTCTTCGTTGTCGCTATCGCGGTCTCCAAGTTCGGTACCATCCGGCTGGGGCATATCAACGAGGAGCCGGAGTTCTCCACGCCGTCGTGGATCGCGATGATGTTCGCGGCCGGCATGGGCATCGGCCTGATGTTCTACGGCGCTTCCGAGCCGCTGGCCTTCTACCGTGACGGGGTTCCGGATCACAACCCGCACGAGGTCGATACCGCCATGGCAACAGCCATGTTCCACTGGACGCTCCACCCGTGGGGCATCTACGCCATCGTGGGCCTGGCTATTGCGTACTCCACCTTCCGTATTGGTCGTAAGCAGTTGCTGTCCTCCGCCTTCGTGCCGCTCATTGGCGAAAAGGGCGCTGCCGGCCCGGTCGGCAAGCTGATTGATATCCTGTCGATTTTCGCCACCGTCTTCGGTACCGCCTGCTCCCTGGGCCTGGGTGCTCTGCAGATTCAGGCCGGCCTGTCCGCCTCCGGCATCATCGAGGATCCGGGCAACGGCGTGGTCACCGGCATCGTTCTGGTTTTGACCCTGGCCTTTATCCTGTCCGCTCTGTCGGGCGTGGGCCGCGGCATCCAGTACCTGTCCAACGCCAACATGGTCATGGCTGCGCTGCTGGCCATCTTCGTGTTCATCGTTGGCCCGACCGTCAATATCCTGAACCTGGTACCGGGCTCCATCGGCGCCTACCTGGATAACTTTACCGAGATGATCGGCCGTACCGCCGAGTCCGCCAACGGCGAGGCCGGCGAGTGGCTCAGCGGCTACACCATCTTCTACTGGGCATGGTGGGTGTCCTGGTCGCCGTTCGTCGGTATGTTCCTGGCGCGCATTTCCCGCGGCCGTTCCGTCCGCGAGTTCTGCGTCGGCGTCCTGCTGGTCCCGGCCGGCGTGTCCACCCTGTGGTTCGCCATCTTCGGTGGCTCGGCCATCCACGCCGAGCAGACTGGCAACTCGATTGCCGGCGAGAGTGCCGAGGAAGAGCTGTTCAACCTGCTCAACGGCATGCCGCTCGGGGCGATTGCCTCCATCATCGCCATGATCTTGCTGTCCACGTTCTTCATCACCTCCGCGGACTCCGCGTCGACGGTGATGGGCTCGATGTCGCAGAACGGCAAGTCCGACGCCCAGCCGTGGCTGTCCGCCATCTGGGGTGTGCTGACCGCCGCGGTTGGCCTGACCCTACTGCTGGTCAACGAGGACTCGCTGAACAACCTGCAGAACGTCACTATCGTCGCCGCCGCGCCGTTCCTGGTGATTGTGGTTCTGCTGATGTTCGCGATCGTCAAAGACCTGCGCAACGACGTCATTTACCTTGAGTACCGCGAATCCCAGGCCTTCCAGCGCAAGCTCGCCCGCGAGCGCCGCCTGCACCGCGAGTACCAGCGCGAACAGGAGAACAAGCGCCGCCGCGCCGAGCGTCTCAAGCTCAAGCGCAAGCACTAA
- a CDS encoding DoxX family protein: protein MNKPAVRDAALLVLRLILGLVFLCHGVTKLFIDGMDETVGQFSALGVPQPQNLAWLTAVGELAGGALLVIGLLTTAAAAVLMVLVGGAFYFAHWGNGFFATEGGVEYVSVLFVSLLMVVVFGAGRASLDEVLNRVDA, encoded by the coding sequence ATGAACAAACCCGCCGTTAGAGATGCCGCGCTGCTTGTGCTGCGGCTGATCCTCGGCCTCGTCTTTTTGTGCCACGGGGTGACCAAGCTGTTTATCGACGGCATGGACGAGACGGTCGGGCAGTTCTCCGCCCTGGGCGTGCCCCAGCCGCAGAATCTCGCCTGGCTGACCGCGGTCGGGGAGCTGGCCGGCGGCGCGCTTCTGGTCATCGGCCTGCTGACGACGGCCGCCGCCGCGGTGCTGATGGTCCTAGTCGGCGGGGCCTTCTACTTCGCGCACTGGGGCAACGGCTTCTTCGCCACCGAGGGCGGGGTCGAATACGTCAGCGTCTTGTTCGTTTCCCTGCTGATGGTCGTCGTCTTCGGCGCGGGGCGGGCCAGCCTGGATGAGGTGCTCAATCGTGTTGACGCATGA
- a CDS encoding DNA-3-methyladenine glycosylase I: MDSTGTGPVTGPDGLARTPWAAADELLREYYDTEWGLPVYSEAGLYERLVLEGFQAGLSWRLILSRRPAFRLAFAGFDPDAVAAFGADDVERLANDAAIIRNRRKIQAAIDNARATVDLRTEGGLSEFLWSFRPADTPRPEVAEEIPTTSEESTQMSKALKKQGFKFVGPTTCFALMEAIGMVDTHLVGSHRRGCSGLWD, translated from the coding sequence ATGGATAGCACTGGCACCGGACCAGTAACCGGCCCCGACGGGCTCGCGCGCACCCCGTGGGCCGCTGCGGACGAGCTTTTGCGCGAGTATTACGACACCGAATGGGGCCTGCCCGTGTACTCAGAGGCGGGCCTCTACGAAAGGCTCGTGTTAGAAGGCTTCCAGGCGGGCCTGTCCTGGCGACTCATCTTGAGCCGGCGGCCCGCCTTCCGCCTAGCCTTCGCCGGCTTCGACCCCGACGCCGTGGCCGCCTTCGGGGCGGACGACGTCGAGCGCCTGGCTAACGATGCCGCCATCATCCGCAACCGCCGCAAAATCCAGGCGGCCATCGACAACGCCCGCGCCACCGTCGACCTTCGCACCGAGGGCGGATTAAGCGAATTCCTGTGGTCCTTCCGGCCGGCCGATACGCCGCGGCCGGAGGTGGCAGAAGAAATCCCCACCACCTCAGAGGAATCGACGCAGATGTCGAAGGCGCTGAAGAAGCAGGGATTTAAGTTCGTAGGGCCGACCACCTGTTTCGCGCTGATGGAGGCCATCGGAATGGTCGATACCCACCTGGTGGGCTCGCACCGGCGCGGGTGCTCGGGGCTCTGGGACTAG
- a CDS encoding methylated-DNA--[protein]-cysteine S-methyltransferase, with protein MTHVYLLDSPLGRLGLAGTDQALTQLALPGDELPADATPGTTPLMEEAARQLRAYFAGSPQPFDVPLDYSGQPPFTAAVLCELARVGYGEKLSYGQLAARAGHPAAVRAVGNACARNRLPLFVPCHRVVRSDGSPGNYRGGLTAKRWLLELEAGRGTQTGPAAV; from the coding sequence ATGACTCACGTGTATCTGCTCGATAGCCCGCTGGGCCGCCTCGGGTTAGCAGGCACCGACCAGGCCTTAACGCAGCTCGCCCTGCCCGGCGACGAACTGCCGGCCGATGCCACCCCCGGCACCACGCCGCTTATGGAAGAAGCCGCCCGGCAGCTACGGGCCTATTTCGCGGGCTCGCCGCAGCCCTTCGACGTGCCGTTGGACTACTCCGGCCAGCCGCCGTTTACTGCGGCGGTGCTGTGCGAGTTGGCCCGCGTGGGCTACGGCGAGAAGCTCAGCTACGGGCAGCTGGCCGCCCGGGCCGGCCACCCAGCGGCCGTGCGCGCGGTGGGCAACGCCTGCGCGCGCAACCGCCTGCCGCTGTTCGTGCCCTGCCACCGCGTAGTGCGCTCCGACGGCTCCCCGGGCAACTACCGCGGCGGCCTGACCGCCAAGCGCTGGCTGCTGGAGCTGGAAGCCGGCCGGGGAACCCAAACGGGCCCGGCGGCAGTCTAA
- a CDS encoding dolichyl-phosphate-mannose--protein mannosyltransferase translates to MSIRSSSAQPAAVPRGAHNRPAAVPRPVTWTRADTVTTLLIAALALITRFVALQYPTASGTPIFDEKHYVPQAWDMVRSWDNLFVGGIESNPGYGLVVHPPLAKQLIAVSEQIFGYTPLGWRTMAALFGVGTVLLIMALARQLSNSTVVATIAGLIAVCDGVLLVSSRFGMLDIFQVFFIVAAAWALVHDHKQVHQRLDDAWRNGLLNDATFGPRFGFRWWRFSAGVFLGLALAVKWSGLYCLMFFGLASVFADLWLRRRYGVRRYVLGPLVRDTPAALASLVAVPAALYVWSWRAWFTSETAVYRHAATDGTIEAASWLHLLPDALASWLYYHFSVLEFHASLTTSGGHSHPWDSKPWAWLVAARPILYHSQTEMTCAGGIECRRMLFLFGTPIIWWLIVPVLLWSAWSWFVRRDRRFAPVLIGFAAGFLPWLAAYDRQMYFFYAAALIPFVIVGLALIAGQLAGRGPVAGWARPLRWGSVAVVGYVAAVVAMFFYFAPILYGFTVPESWYQSMMWLPSWT, encoded by the coding sequence GTGAGTATCCGTAGTTCCTCCGCCCAACCTGCCGCCGTCCCGCGCGGCGCCCACAACCGGCCGGCCGCCGTGCCGCGGCCCGTCACGTGGACTCGGGCGGACACGGTCACCACGCTTCTCATCGCCGCGCTGGCCCTCATCACGCGCTTTGTCGCCCTCCAGTACCCCACCGCCAGCGGCACCCCGATTTTCGACGAGAAGCACTACGTCCCGCAGGCCTGGGATATGGTGCGCAGCTGGGACAACCTCTTCGTCGGCGGCATCGAGTCGAACCCCGGCTACGGGCTGGTGGTGCACCCGCCGCTGGCCAAGCAGCTGATCGCAGTCTCGGAGCAGATTTTTGGCTACACGCCGCTGGGGTGGCGCACGATGGCCGCGCTCTTCGGCGTCGGCACCGTCCTACTGATCATGGCGCTGGCCCGCCAGCTGTCGAACTCGACGGTGGTGGCTACCATCGCCGGCCTCATCGCGGTCTGCGACGGCGTGCTGCTGGTCTCCTCCCGCTTCGGCATGCTGGACATCTTCCAGGTCTTTTTCATCGTCGCCGCGGCCTGGGCCTTGGTCCACGACCACAAGCAGGTCCACCAGCGTCTCGATGACGCCTGGCGCAACGGCCTGCTTAACGATGCCACCTTCGGCCCCCGCTTCGGCTTCCGCTGGTGGCGCTTCAGCGCCGGCGTCTTCCTGGGCCTGGCGCTGGCGGTGAAATGGTCCGGGCTGTATTGCCTCATGTTCTTCGGCCTGGCCAGCGTCTTCGCAGACCTGTGGCTGCGGCGCCGCTACGGGGTGCGCCGCTACGTGCTGGGCCCCCTGGTGCGCGATACCCCGGCCGCGCTGGCCTCGCTCGTGGCGGTGCCGGCCGCGCTGTACGTGTGGTCGTGGCGGGCCTGGTTTACCAGCGAAACCGCCGTCTACCGCCACGCGGCCACCGACGGCACCATCGAGGCCGCCTCCTGGCTGCATCTGCTTCCCGATGCCCTCGCCAGCTGGCTCTACTACCACTTCTCGGTGCTGGAATTCCACGCCTCCCTGACCACCTCCGGCGGGCATTCCCACCCATGGGATTCCAAGCCGTGGGCGTGGCTGGTCGCCGCCCGCCCGATTCTCTACCACTCGCAGACGGAGATGACGTGCGCGGGCGGCATCGAGTGCCGGCGGATGCTCTTCCTGTTTGGCACGCCCATCATCTGGTGGCTCATCGTGCCGGTGCTGCTGTGGTCGGCGTGGAGCTGGTTTGTCCGCCGCGATCGCCGCTTCGCCCCAGTACTCATCGGTTTCGCTGCCGGCTTCCTGCCGTGGCTGGCCGCCTACGACCGGCAGATGTATTTCTTCTATGCCGCCGCGCTCATCCCCTTCGTCATCGTCGGCCTGGCGCTGATAGCCGGGCAGCTGGCGGGGCGCGGGCCGGTCGCCGGCTGGGCCCGCCCGCTGCGGTGGGGCTCGGTGGCCGTGGTCGGCTACGTGGCCGCCGTCGTGGCGATGTTTTTCTACTTCGCGCCCATCCTCTACGGGTTCACCGTCCCGGAGAGTTGGTACCAGTCGATGATGTGGCTGCCTAGCTGGACCTAG
- the rsmI gene encoding 16S rRNA (cytidine(1402)-2'-O)-methyltransferase — MSFEFSLEPLPRGVVLAATPLGNPGDASARLLQALGQAAVVAAEDTRRVRALAQALGVEIRGKVVSNFDHNEEARAAGLIDAARSGTVLVVTDAGMPIVSDPGHSLVVAAAEAGVPVTCLPGPSAVTTALALSGLGVGHFIFDGFAPRKGGPRRKWLESLRGQERAVVFFESPHRLAETLSLAAEVLGEDRPAAVCRELTKTYEEVKRGPLGQLAEWAGENARGEITVVIEGGAAAAVSVDELVPKAQELAAAGLRLKAACKQVAGEAGVSSRELYDAVLAARD, encoded by the coding sequence ATGAGCTTTGAGTTTTCGCTGGAGCCGTTGCCGCGCGGCGTCGTGCTGGCCGCCACCCCGTTGGGCAACCCGGGGGACGCCAGCGCGCGCCTACTGCAGGCGCTGGGGCAGGCCGCCGTCGTCGCGGCGGAGGACACCCGCCGCGTGCGGGCACTGGCCCAGGCTCTGGGCGTGGAGATCCGGGGCAAGGTGGTCTCCAACTTCGACCACAATGAAGAAGCCCGCGCCGCGGGGCTTATCGATGCCGCCCGCTCCGGCACCGTCCTGGTCGTCACCGACGCCGGCATGCCGATAGTCTCCGACCCGGGGCACTCCCTGGTGGTCGCCGCCGCCGAGGCCGGCGTGCCGGTGACGTGCCTGCCTGGGCCGTCGGCGGTAACCACCGCGCTGGCGCTGTCCGGGCTGGGAGTGGGGCACTTCATCTTCGACGGCTTCGCCCCGCGCAAGGGCGGGCCGCGGCGCAAGTGGCTCGAGTCGTTGCGCGGCCAGGAGCGCGCCGTGGTCTTTTTCGAGTCGCCGCACCGGCTGGCCGAGACGCTGTCGCTGGCCGCCGAGGTGCTGGGGGAGGACCGGCCCGCGGCGGTCTGCCGCGAGCTGACCAAGACCTACGAGGAGGTTAAGCGCGGCCCGCTGGGGCAGCTGGCCGAGTGGGCGGGCGAGAACGCGCGCGGCGAGATCACCGTCGTCATCGAGGGCGGCGCGGCCGCCGCCGTGAGCGTGGACGAGCTGGTGCCCAAGGCCCAAGAACTGGCCGCGGCCGGGCTACGGCTCAAGGCGGCCTGCAAGCAGGTCGCCGGCGAGGCGGGGGTCTCCAGCCGCGAGCTTTACGATGCCGTCTTAGCCGCCCGCGACTAG
- the sepX gene encoding divisome protein SepX/GlpR, whose translation MSPGLILILILVVWLFVLAPWLLRGQRPVSHTGDGFEDTRVLFEGDQGKVAGRRKPRVTAQDVHRTDADDDYEIVDAEPASLVEPVSAQEETIDGEVVDSPLLDDAPAADAETGEDAPAEDSEGAEDVTEEEAPEYFDPPQVDEVAADAYPLDGSYTSPVDLMYPGAVDADAAATASAAEETVQAAEHAEEAEISGDDELSAEELEFAKRRLGRGGWDPEADEAASTDRYQRRQRTLLGLAVAVVATVALGIILGGWGWLPAAVVAVLSVVYLVALRTQVRQEQALRHRRVRQLRRARLGVRNAADEELAIPHSLRRPGAVVLEVDDDSPDFDHLPVYYHDDDSTGDRASVRRDDLAARRVG comes from the coding sequence GTGTCTCCTGGCCTCATTCTCATCCTTATCCTGGTGGTCTGGCTCTTCGTCCTGGCGCCGTGGCTGCTGCGGGGCCAGCGCCCGGTCAGCCACACCGGCGACGGCTTCGAGGACACCCGGGTTCTCTTCGAAGGCGACCAGGGCAAGGTCGCCGGCCGCCGCAAGCCGCGGGTGACCGCGCAGGACGTGCACCGCACTGATGCCGACGACGACTACGAGATCGTCGACGCCGAGCCGGCCAGCTTGGTCGAGCCGGTCTCCGCGCAGGAAGAGACCATCGACGGCGAGGTCGTCGACTCGCCCCTGCTCGACGATGCCCCCGCCGCGGACGCCGAGACCGGCGAGGACGCTCCGGCTGAGGACAGCGAGGGCGCCGAGGATGTGACCGAGGAGGAGGCCCCCGAATACTTCGACCCGCCGCAGGTCGACGAGGTCGCTGCCGACGCCTACCCGCTGGACGGGTCCTACACCTCCCCGGTGGATCTCATGTACCCCGGCGCCGTTGACGCCGACGCTGCCGCCACCGCCAGCGCCGCCGAGGAGACCGTGCAGGCTGCGGAGCACGCGGAGGAGGCCGAGATCAGCGGCGATGACGAGCTATCTGCCGAGGAGCTGGAATTCGCCAAGCGCCGGCTGGGCCGCGGCGGCTGGGATCCGGAGGCCGATGAGGCCGCGTCCACCGACCGCTACCAGCGTCGCCAGCGCACGCTGTTGGGCCTGGCGGTCGCCGTGGTGGCCACGGTCGCCCTGGGTATCATCCTCGGCGGCTGGGGCTGGCTGCCCGCCGCCGTGGTTGCCGTGCTCTCCGTGGTCTACCTGGTGGCCCTGCGCACCCAGGTGCGCCAGGAGCAGGCCCTGCGCCACCGCCGCGTCCGCCAGCTGCGGCGCGCCCGCCTGGGCGTGCGCAACGCCGCCGACGAGGAGCTGGCCATCCCGCATAGCCTGCGCCGCCCCGGCGCGGTCGTTCTCGAGGTCGACGACGATAGCCCCGACTTCGACCACCTGCCGGTCTACTACCACGACGACGACTCCACCGGCGACCGCGCCTCGGTCCGCCGGGACGACCTGGCCGCCCGCCGCGTCGGCTAG
- a CDS encoding GNAT family N-acetyltransferase translates to MIDPFGWVRHSWQRHTGARESRAIEHPGWPEVTETVRIRPNARFPRGAEVRLRPLHRTDGADWRTQRLHDEAHLRHVEPTMPTSWVAAHSFQAWWNHLWYLGAAARQGVVVPFAIECNGRFAGQLTLGNIQHGSVSECWIGYWVFSEMTGGHLATVACALGTDHAFRRVGMHRVTATFLPNNAASGRVLFNNGFREEGIARRSLHIDGEWRDHHLVALVRDDFPDSCVARLRAAGVLD, encoded by the coding sequence ATGATCGACCCCTTCGGCTGGGTGCGGCACAGCTGGCAGCGCCACACCGGGGCGCGGGAATCGCGCGCCATCGAGCACCCCGGGTGGCCGGAGGTCACCGAGACGGTGCGCATCCGTCCGAACGCTCGCTTCCCGCGCGGGGCCGAGGTGCGCCTGCGGCCGTTGCACCGCACGGACGGGGCGGACTGGCGCACGCAGCGCCTCCACGACGAGGCCCACCTGCGGCACGTCGAGCCGACGATGCCCACCAGCTGGGTCGCCGCCCACAGCTTCCAGGCCTGGTGGAATCACCTGTGGTACCTGGGCGCGGCGGCGCGCCAGGGGGTGGTGGTGCCCTTTGCCATCGAGTGCAACGGGCGTTTCGCCGGGCAGCTCACGCTGGGCAATATCCAGCACGGCAGCGTGAGCGAATGCTGGATCGGTTACTGGGTCTTTTCGGAGATGACCGGCGGGCACCTGGCCACCGTGGCCTGCGCTTTGGGCACCGACCACGCCTTCCGGCGCGTGGGCATGCACCGCGTGACGGCCACGTTCCTGCCCAACAACGCCGCCTCCGGGCGGGTCTTATTCAACAACGGCTTCCGCGAGGAGGGCATCGCGCGCCGCAGCCTGCACATTGATGGCGAGTGGCGTGATCACCATTTAGTCGCCCTAGTCCGTGACGACTTCCCGGATAGCTGCGTCGCGCGGCTGCGGGCGGCCGGCGTGCTGGATTAG
- a CDS encoding zf-HC2 domain-containing protein: protein MLTHEQVQAAISARLDGESHGLDENVVDAHIAECAECRAFQDEAARLSRSLSFAEPAGEGMAPPQDLSELILGGVESEWQRTAGRRHAGLAMARILLVVIGIICAAWAVAMVAQSSGMVPGTGEVLDPTADPDGASALIEGAALRLGLASGLIFAAWRPRLAPGLMPLTCTLFAFLCGFAMRDIALGNLVLNQVYALLATGLATAALGWAWAADRGFSLRGAWRVLGADPN, encoded by the coding sequence GTGTTGACGCATGAGCAAGTCCAGGCCGCCATTTCCGCGCGCCTGGACGGGGAAAGCCACGGGCTGGACGAAAACGTCGTCGACGCCCACATCGCTGAGTGCGCCGAATGCCGCGCCTTCCAGGACGAGGCGGCCCGGCTGAGCCGCTCGCTGAGCTTCGCGGAGCCGGCCGGGGAGGGCATGGCCCCGCCGCAGGACCTGTCGGAGCTCATCCTGGGCGGGGTGGAATCCGAATGGCAGCGCACCGCCGGGCGCCGCCACGCGGGGCTAGCGATGGCGCGCATCCTCCTGGTCGTCATCGGCATCATCTGCGCCGCGTGGGCCGTCGCGATGGTCGCACAGTCCTCCGGCATGGTGCCGGGCACCGGCGAGGTCCTCGACCCGACGGCGGATCCGGACGGCGCCTCTGCGCTCATCGAGGGTGCGGCCTTGCGCCTGGGGCTGGCCTCCGGGCTCATCTTCGCCGCCTGGCGCCCCCGCCTGGCCCCCGGGCTGATGCCGCTGACCTGCACGCTGTTCGCCTTCCTATGCGGCTTCGCGATGCGCGACATCGCCCTAGGCAACCTCGTTCTGAACCAGGTCTACGCGTTGCTGGCCACGGGGCTGGCCACCGCGGCGCTGGGCTGGGCCTGGGCTGCCGATCGCGGCTTTAGCCTGCGTGGGGCCTGGCGCGTTCTGGGCGCTGACCCGAACTAG
- a CDS encoding HNH endonuclease signature motif containing protein, with product MTATTAMDTLKAAHSIFADGIQYLDLCRQLNLPALKAVMSDMAAAAHHRACQTFFGHTTYTRKQAAARKAAATQGHHLDTLIALDNAFRRVRNQGEAWDMLIELCNTPGTTTQLRRLANQKVLELNRPAPPAEGVRVTRRKDGPSTFSVTGDPELVEDLWASIKTIPDVEALFSGGLEKQPKATHVVISLPDWVRILAGDGDEITLQLTNGTTMTGADYVRQCLLDAGLATLVDPRRGPVNQYRYQRHASPKQKDMAKAETTTCAWPNCRKPADECQVHHIHPWADGGETNQENLTLLCEFHNSWNDDDPAYPRHGRVNRRHGRVTWDPPWSSG from the coding sequence ATGACAGCAACGACAGCCATGGACACATTGAAAGCAGCACACTCCATCTTCGCGGACGGGATCCAGTATTTGGACCTGTGCCGCCAGCTGAACCTGCCCGCCCTGAAGGCTGTCATGTCGGACATGGCCGCGGCCGCGCACCACCGTGCCTGCCAGACGTTTTTCGGGCACACCACGTATACGCGCAAGCAAGCCGCCGCGAGGAAAGCGGCCGCCACCCAGGGACACCACCTCGATACGCTCATTGCGCTGGACAACGCTTTCCGCCGAGTGCGCAACCAAGGCGAGGCCTGGGACATGCTCATCGAACTGTGCAACACCCCCGGCACCACCACACAGCTAAGACGCCTAGCCAACCAAAAGGTCCTAGAGCTTAACCGCCCGGCACCACCAGCCGAGGGCGTACGAGTCACCCGTCGCAAGGATGGACCGAGTACTTTTTCTGTCACCGGGGACCCGGAACTGGTGGAAGACCTCTGGGCCTCAATTAAAACCATCCCGGATGTCGAGGCCTTGTTCAGTGGAGGCCTGGAGAAGCAGCCGAAGGCCACGCACGTGGTGATCTCCCTTCCTGACTGGGTGAGAATCCTTGCCGGTGATGGGGATGAGATCACCCTGCAGCTGACCAACGGCACCACCATGACCGGAGCCGACTACGTCCGCCAATGTTTGTTGGACGCGGGCCTGGCCACCTTGGTCGACCCGCGGCGCGGCCCAGTCAACCAGTACCGCTACCAGCGCCACGCCTCACCGAAGCAGAAGGACATGGCCAAGGCGGAGACCACGACCTGCGCGTGGCCGAACTGTAGGAAACCAGCCGACGAGTGCCAAGTCCACCACATCCACCCCTGGGCCGACGGCGGTGAGACCAACCAAGAGAATCTCACCTTGTTGTGCGAGTTCCACAATTCCTGGAACGACGACGACCCCGCCTACCCCAGACACGGGAGGGTCAACCGAAGACACGGCAGGGTGACGTGGGACCCGCCCTGGAGCAGCGGCTGA